Proteins encoded together in one Tripterygium wilfordii isolate XIE 37 chromosome 14, ASM1340144v1, whole genome shotgun sequence window:
- the LOC120014957 gene encoding U-box domain-containing protein 1-like — MDTGLTPIMISSGFLPTGSLLESLIHICSEVSSMEKLPFVQVRNISTMIRRIKLLCSLFEEIQETNSPLPPSSILCLTELFSVIRRVKFLIQACNDGSSLWALIQTELISNQFYALVKEMGRALDILPLSLLNITADTREQVELLHKQAKRVDLSVDPRELQHREELLQIMASTNAKNGKNKGFIDLGKVKEVLSSIGFKSPLDYQDELSKLEAETTKQAGTGGLIVVSNINNLISLVTYSKSMIFCDEEAEMRKESLKQRSASMNRIYDYSLATQSILSNIPDEYRCPISLDLMRDPVIVASGHTYDRNSIAQWINSGHHTCPKSGQRLIHMALIPNYALKSLVHQWCQENNVPLMECSSSPSSSNLERSNSERKQSEKAVDHISATKAAADAVKMTAEFLVGKLAMGNPEVQKQSAYELRLLAKTGMDNRRIIAEAGAIPFLVTLLASHDPRSQENAVTALLNLSIFENNKILIMAAGAIDSIIDVLESGKTMEARENAAAAIFSLSIVDEYKVSIGARPRAIPGLVGLLREGTSAGKRDAATALFNLAVYKSNKESVVLAGAVPLLVDLLMDSKAGITDDALAVLAMLLGCSEGLEEIRKSRTLVPLLIDLLRFGSAKGKENSITLLLGLCKDGGEEVARRLLINPRSIPSLQSLAADGSLKARRKADALLRLLNRCCSQSHNSAG, encoded by the coding sequence ATGGATACAGGACTCACTCCTATCATGATTTCTTCTGGGTTCTTGCCAACTGGGTCTCTGTTGGAGTCTCTGATTCACATCTGCAGTGAGGTTTCTTCAATGGAAAAGCTTCCTTTTGTACAGGTTAGGAATATCTCAACCATGATAAGAAGAATCAAACTCCTTTGTTCTTTGTTTGAAGAAATTCAAGAAACAAACAGTCCACTTCCTCCATCTTCAATCCTATGCCTCACAGAGCTTTTCTCCGTAATTCGGAGGGTCAAGTTCTTGATCCAAGCTTGCAATGATGGTAGCTCTCTGTGGGCTTTAATACAAACGGAGCTCATATCcaatcagttctatgcgttagTGAAGGAGATGGGGAGGGCTCTTGATATTTTGCCTCTAAGCTTGCTGAACATAACGGCAGATACCAGAGAGCAAGTTGAGCTTCTTCACAAGCAAGCAAAGAGAGTAGATTTGTCCGTCGATCCTCGAGAGCTTCAACATAGAGAAGAACTCCTTCAAATTATGGCTTCCACTAATGCGAAGAACGGAAAGAATAAAGGGTTCATTGATCTTGGAAAAGTGAAGGAAGTATTGAGCAGCATTGGGTTCAAAAGCCCATTGGATTACCAAGATGAGCTATCAAAACTTGAGGCAGAAACAACGAAGCAGGCAGGTACAGGAGGACTAATAGTTGTTTCCAATATAAACAATCTCATATCACTTGTTACCTATTCAAAGTCCATGATTTTCTGTGACGAAGAAGCTGAGATGAGAAAGGAAAGCTTGAAGCAGCGCTCGGCCTCCATGAACAGGATTTATGATTACTCTTTGGCTACTCAGTCGATTCTGTCAAATATTCCTGATGAGTATCGTTGCCCGATTTCACTTGACCTGATGAGAGACCCAGTGATTGTAGCATCTGGGCATACATATGATCGAAACTCGATCGCTCAGTGGATCAATTCAGGTCACCACACATGTCCTAAGAGCGGACAACGGCTGATTCACATGGCTCTTATACCTAACTATGCACTGAAGAGTCTGGTGCATCAATGGTGCCAGGAAAACAATGTTCCATTAATGGAATGTTCATCATCTCCATCATCCTCAAACTTGGAGAGAAGCAACAGCGAAAGGAAACAAAGTGAGAAGGCTGTTGATCACATTTCAGCAACAAAAGCTGCTGCAGATGCTGTCAAAATGACTGCCGAGTTCTTGGTGGGGAAACTAGCAATGGGAAACCCAGAAGTCCAAAAGCAGTCGGCTTATGAGCTGCGATTGCTTGCAAAAACTGGCATGGATAATCGCAGGATAATTGCTGAGGCAGGAGCTATACCATTTCTTGTAACCTTACTTGCCTCTCATGATCCAAGAAGTCAGGAGAACGCAGTCACTGCTTTGCTTAATCTCTCCATCTTCGAGAACAACAAGATTTTGATAATGGCAGCAGGAGCTATTGACAGCATAATAGATGTTCTGGAATCAGGAAAAACCATGGAGGCTAGAGAAAATGCAGCAGCTGCAATCTTTAGCTTGTCAATAGTAGATGAATACAAGGTAAGTATTGGAGCTCGTCCCAGGGCAATTCCTGGCTTGGTTGGGCTCCTTAGGGAGGGCACATCAGCCGGAAAAAGGGATGCTGCCACAGCTTTATTCAACCTTGCAGTTTATAAAAGTAACAAGGAAAGTGTTGTGCTTGCCGGGGCAGTTCCTTTGCTTGTTGACCTGTTGATGGATAGCAAGGCCGGAATAACGGACGATGCCTTGGCTGTGCTGGCTATGCTATTGGGTTGCTCTGAAGGGCTGGAGGAGATAAGGAAGAGTAGAACTCTGGTGCCTCTTCTCATTGATCTCCTAAGATTTGGATCAGCAAAAGGGAAGGAGAATTCTATAACTCTTCTTCTTGGACTGTGCAAAGATGGAGGGGAAGAGGTTGCAAGACGTCTGTTGATAAACCCACGAAGCATTCCATCCCTTCAGAGCTTGGCTGCAGATGGTTCCTTGAAAGCGCGAAGAAAGGCTGATGCCTTGCTTAGACTACTCAATCGCTGCTGCTCTCAATCTCACAATTCTGCAGGATAA